TAATCTTACAAACTAGTGTGTCAACTTGTCTATGCTTCCCACAGTCACACTCTcttactccctccctttttttataactgacgtttaagaaatttgctcttaagtacttttatctgtcgttttactatccccatgcagcattaattattttttcacaattttacccttttatctctcttttttttgcaATACAGAAttcttaattactactcctagtaaaacagcaccatttagtactctagtgagagaaaaCATTGATGAATTGGATAATTAATGAAGGTATaaaaggaaagtagtgtatagatttaaacaataaaatttttttcttaattgatgtgcaaaaccttaaacgtcagttataaaaaaagggagggagtatatTATTAGCTGTGACTCATCTAGCACCTTTTCGCTGTTTGAAGAAATACCCATACTGACACTTACATGTGTGAAGttaatcaaataatttttgacTTCTAGgtatttgttttttctttaatCATTTTCTAAGTTTTAATTCACCTACCTTTACACGCAAGTATGATActatagttttttcttttttaatgcaCAAAGAAAATTCAGCATTATAGCATTCTATGACATATACACAAAGGTGATATATGATTTACAATTCCATTATTTGTGGATCTTTTTTGATAGCTCCATGAAGTGTGGATTTATGCTTATTAATTTAGTACCACAACACATTTTTTACATAAGAATTATATGTGACAACAGTTATAAACATTTTATCACTTTTAGTGCTTCCTCAATTTTTAGACAATCCATTTGAGCAATGcctaatgaaaaaaaaaaagggaagttTTCGTTGTACAATCAATagaatagaaatttttttaaatttcttaaaagTTTGAAGATTGGCATTTCTTCGATTTCCACTTTAAGTTCATCGTAGATTTGTTATTCAACCATATGTAACTAATCCAATGATGAAGTTCTCTGTATTGCTCCTCCTTTCCAACTTCTCTCTATTGTTCTTTTTTTCTGAATTCCTTTCTCTTTAGGAAAGAGACCACCATAGGTTtcgtttttattatttttctaataaagtttCCTCTAAATTTTCTTAGTGAGAGATCTCTGTTTCTCCTAGAGTTCCTAGTCAAAATTTTTGTTCTTCTAGAAGTTTCTAGTGagattttgtgttatttttctttgttttgttgtttaaatttgaatttactGCAAATCTGGTTATTAGATctgaatttattttagatttgtcGGCAGATCTCATCATCTTTATTGGAGTTTACAACTGTTGATTAGCAGATTTGACGATTGCAATATGCATAGAGTGGGTTGCAACGGTTTATTTTATGAAGAGATAATTTTAAAATTGATAGTACTTTTTAAATCtgttcttaatttttcaaatcttttaTATCTATCAATTTGAAGATCTACAATTTTAATGCATATTTTATCTGCCATTAGGGCAACGATGCATATCAATTGTACTGACGATTATTGACGATTTCTAGCAATCTGTTAATGAAATATGTtttgctataaaaaaaaaaactaatccaATGATAGTTTTAATTGTCAAGAGTTGCTTTGTTAGCATAACTGCATGACATCAGTATTGTTAATAAACGTATTATCTAATGTATAAGTCAACgataaactttaaaaattttaaagctTCTCAATTATGAGGCAAACTTAAAAGTCTACAACACTATGTTAAGGCTCATAAAATGAAATTCTAATATCTCTTGCCACCTCCCGAAATTAACCAACACGCctaattaaataaccaaaaaCAAGACGCAATTCTATTTACTATTTCATAATTCAATTATATTCAAAGAATTAGATAAGtaaacaagaaaattaaattcTAAAGTCTGCCCAATCTCAGAATCTTTTTATATAATACAACATCCAAACAAACTActacttctacaaaattttcgCCTCCACTCGTCACACTACACACACTAGACGCATGCTTGCTTAGTAGCATATAGCACACGCTaccaaacaaaaaaggaaaaatcctcaGCTCTTTCGCGCTTTCCACAAATCTTGCTCTCGATCTCTCTTTCCATTCTCTTTCAGTCTTTCTTCATCGGTCGCCAGCTTGAAGAAAGATGAGTCTCTCAGTCGTTCAAGTAATAAATTTTCACAAATTTGCTTCATTTCTCTTGTCTACTGTATGTGTTTgtgattttatttctttttgaaaGGTTTTTTGGTTGGTAAAATTTATGTGTTTTCATCTGTAAATCTTGAAAGGGTTTTTCGAAGTCGCTGGCGATGACTGTTCTATCCGAAATCGGAGACAAAACATTTTTCGCCGCGCGGTAAGTCATatgaccttttcttttctttgggcAATTTACTGGATTAGTATTACGTTTTTTCCTCTGGCTATTTGAAATTGAAAGCAGATTAGTTTTTTAGGCTGGTATTGAGCTAGCTGTTGAGGAACTTAATTGTGGTTTAATGAtttataaaattacaaaaaaaaattttttttttccttttaccgttttgagTTCGTGGATTTTATTGGGGCTTTATTAGCTATGTCTGTTATTATTTGCAAAGAATGATTGGCTATGGGTCCTTAATTATATCGTTAATATGTTGACATTGTCATTTTTTAAATCTTCATTTAAAGGTTGAAAAGCAGATTAAAAATAATAAGGATACGATTCAGAAAGGAAAAGATGCTTTCTTAATTCACTTTACTGTGTTTAGAGAATAAGAGGAACTAGATTCCTACCACCAATACGAATAAGATGCCATAGGGGCATTCAGGAATCTGAATTTTTCTTTAAAGTTGCAAGTTTTTATATCCATTTTCAGGAATCTGAATTTTTCTTCGTAGTTGCAAGTTTATATCCCTTTTCTTGTCGGTTGTTGGATGCTCTACCTCATGCACTTGTTTCTTTTGAGTGCAGGGATGACTGGAACAATTTTATAAGTCTGTCGTTGAATTCTTGCATTTATCATGAGCCAATGTTTGCATTCTATTTGTGACCATCAGCTCTGTTTGTTACTGTTTTTGATTTGTCCAAATCCAGATTACGGCCTGTAACTTTTAGACTATTAAGGTGTAGTTGATGCTTTTTAAAGAACAAGCAAAAAATAATCTCCATTAGTTGGGTATTACAATAAAAATCGTCAACAAAGAGCTTTCAGCTTGGTAATGAGCATTTGCTtgcatttttttagttgttttggtCGTAAATCTTCTGTTCGTAGCTTAATGCTCTTTTATTCATGTTAGGCCAGAAGTTTTATTTCGGCATATGATGTTTGTGGTACAGAATTAAAGAATTGAATAAGCTGTTAGAATTGGGCTTTTCGCTCCTGTAGTTTGGCATTCGGAGTATTGCTTCTAGTCATTGTCAGTTCACAAGGACTgtcaaaaagaaataagtagTTCTGGACAGTGACAGAAAAGCGAGCAAATGAGCCAAGTCTCAATTCCAGGAACTTAATTCCAGTGAGGTAATTACCATAGATTGTCAATTATAGTGTCTGAGAAGCTGGGTATGCCTGTTTGTCCATGAAGTGGTACAAGTTTGTGCTTATCAAAATTTCTTTAGCATTTAGGATTACTGTATTGCGAAGCACATTTTTGTTAGGCATTTCACTTCCTATAGAACCGCATACTATGTGGAACAGACTCGGATCACTTGGGGACGTGCAACTTTAATCAGAGataataaattttcaaaataatatTCAACTCACATTCCTGAATTGAAGGGATGAATCATTTCTGCTGCATAAAAAGATTTAATCTACTTATCCAAGAGGAAGGATCTTTTGGCTTCCAGGCAAAGATTGTATTTTGCATGGAAGACAAACTTCTATTGACCAAATAATTTGGGGAATCGCATTTTTTTCCCCTTACTTTTCTGCACTTTTCTCAGTGTAAAATTCTCTGCTGTTGACGTTGGATGCACGTGCTATATCATCAAATTCACCATATGGAAGATGTTCCCTGTTTAGCGACTCATATTCATCTTTTTCTGGCATAAAAGATTGGAAAAGTAGGTCTGTTTGTTTGAATTGAACTCTCTTTCCCCTTCTCCCTTAATCAGATGAGCTCAATCTTCTGCAGTAGTGTAATCATTTTGTTCGACACGCTCAAGATGATTAACAACTGCTGAACATGATCCAACCAGTTGAATTCATTTATTACACAATGTTTTTCAGGATTCTCTCAGGCACCTCCCTGTTAAACTGACTAGTCTGTTTTAAACAAGTCTTCAATGGGATGATGTTTCATAGTTTCCTTACCAGAAGTCATCTAGCATTCCTCTTCGCATGAggttttaattcttatcatttGAGATCTAAACCTGACCAATGGCAATCTCACTCTCAAAATTCAGAATGACATTCTAGCATCTAGATGATATTATTATGGTACAATAACTTAAAAAGTTGCCCAAGTCTTTATATGTTTTTCTGATTGTTGCTAGATCTTGGCGATGCGCCATCCCAGAAGACTGGTTTTGTCTGGTTGCCTTTCAGCTCTAATTGTAAGAATTTTTTGGACCTACTCATTCTTTGAGCTTATAACTGCAACTGTTAGGTCTTACTacaatttattttgtttcttcttcCGGCTTCCAGGTAATGACTATCTTTTCTGCTCTTGTTGGCTGGGCTGCTCCGAATCTGGTAAGATTGAAATGATATTGATGCCATAGGGGCACTAGATGCTAGTATTTTGTTATGTCATTGCATTTTGGTTTGGTCTGGGATCAGAAAGGTGGGCTATGGGAGGGGAAAAGTGTAATTACAAGTGGACACATAATTGAACCTTAAGATGGAGTTTTTGAATGTCGAGACTCTGAAGTTAAACTTTATAAACATGCTGTGCCTCAGTAATCCTGACATGACAGCCTTTGCTATATATGATACTAAGCCATAGTTTACTGATTCCCTTTTAGGTTTTGGCAATAACTATGGTTTCTGCATGGATTTCATAATTTGTTCatcaatttcttgaactttgacTGCAGATTCCGCGTGCATGGACTCATCATATCACAACTTTACTGTTTTTGGGTTTTGGACTATGGTCGCTGTGGGATGCATTTCATGATGGGTAAtgctcttgtttttgttcctttATGGTATCTTTTTAGAAGGAGAAGGATGAAGAGGTGAGAGTAGAATGGGGCTAGTAGATCAACCCCTCACTTTAAGATGGGGAAACAATGGCCTTGCTCTCTGGACATATCAATCTCTCTTTAATTATATATTGTTAGCCTAATATTATTACAttcattttatttactttcaCACTGATGGTCCCTATGCTGTTTTTTGTTACAGGGAGGCTGAAGAATTGGCTGAAGTTGAAGCAAAACTGGTATATTTCTGTACTATGCGACTGTATTTTTTCACCTCAGTAAGTTATTCCTGTTACTAAGTAACTTGCCTCGCTCGTCCTTGATAACTTTTCTCTTACAAGGATGCCGATTTCAAAGCCAACGGTGGAATAACTAAAGAGAAGAATAAGGTATTGTCATTGCTGATCTTATTCTGATGAATACCTCCACTTATTAAGACCACTTAGCCATGGGATCCTTAAAATTGGGACGAGATAAGATTTGTTCTAGTACAACACATCTCCTCTTCGAATGGAACTTGATTTTCATTTTGGTCCTAAAGTTGGTTCAACTCCGACTAATTTTAGGTGCATCTGTCTGCACTAAGTCCTATAAAGTAGGCTAGCCTTGACTTCACTAAAGCCTGTCTAACTATACTGTAGTTCCTCATAAACTAGTTAGAAGGGGGGGGTCTGTGTAAATGTATCAAAGATTTAGATGTTTGCAGGTTCATTGGCTCATTGTATTGTCTTCAATTGGGAATTGGATGTAGAATGCCAGTGGTTCTGCTACCACACTACTTTGtgcttttccaagattctattTTTCTAATTATGTGCATCTCCCAGATTGATGATGATTTGAAGAAGCAAAAGCAGCCAATTCTTGCTCAATTCTTCTCGCCCATCCTTCTAAAGGTTTTGGTTCTCGTAGGCTGTTAATTTTAGATTGTGGAAATTAGTATGTGATTCCCCACTATTAACTTGCAACTGATGGCAGGCATTTTCAATTACGTTTTTCGGGGAATGGGGTGACAAAAGTCAGGTATGCATGACGACGAGAGTTGGGTTTAACTGTATTTGTTCTGATGACCACAAAACTGTTTCTTGATTCCTGAATAACATACAAATTACTAATTTTTCAGCTTGCTACCATTGGTTTGGCTGCGGATGAGAATCCATTTGGTGTTGTTCTTGGCGGGATCATGTAAGCTTTCTTGATATCCTATGGTTTGACCCTTCCTTTGTTAATGCTTTTGCAACTTCAAGCAGCATTATACTTTTTCTCATTGACACGTGATCTAACGGTCAAAGGAAAGCCTTGGAAGTGCTAATTCTATCCCATTTCTTTCTGTTTGACAGTGGGCAAGCTTTGTGCACAACAGCTGCTGTCCTAGGAGGAAA
This portion of the Coffea eugenioides isolate CCC68of chromosome 11, Ceug_1.0, whole genome shotgun sequence genome encodes:
- the LOC113753317 gene encoding GDT1-like protein 4, producing the protein MRHPRRLVLSGCLSALIVMTIFSALVGWAAPNLIPRAWTHHITTLLFLGFGLWSLWDAFHDGEAEELAEVEAKLDADFKANGGITKEKNKIDDDLKKQKQPILAQFFSPILLKAFSITFFGEWGDKSQLATIGLAADENPFGVVLGGIIGQALCTTAAVLGGKSLAKQISEKMVALSGGVLFIVFGIQSFLSKVDS